The nucleotide window ACCAGGCCGTCCTCTTCATCACCCACGACGTCGAGGAGGCGCTCCTGCTCGCCGATACCGTCTGCGTCATGACGGCGCGGCCGGGACGCATCAAGAAGCGGCTGACCGTGGACTTGCCCCGCCCGCGGCCGCTCGAGGCGACGACCACCCCGCGCTTCAACGAGCTCAAGCGCGAGGTGCTCGGGCTCATCCGTGAGGAGAGCCTCCGGGCGGCCAGCGACGAGCCCCGCTAGCGTCAAGAAAGGCGCGCGATCACCATGGCCCTTCGTCACGTCGCCTCGACCCTCATGCTCGAACGAAGCCGCTGCATTCTCAATCCCTCTCCCCCATCGGGGAAGAGGGCAGGGTGAGGGGGCGGTACGACGAGAGAGTCTCATTCATAGATAGTCCAGGCTACAGAAGGGGAGACCCATGCGCGCCGTTGTCATGCGGAACAAAGCCCTCGCGATCGCCGATGTCTCTGAGCCCGCGCCCGATGCCGGCGAGGTGCTGGTGCGGACGCTCGCGTGTGGGATCTGCGGCTCGGACCTGCACGCCCTCAAGCACGCCGACCGCTTCGTGGAGGCCTCGCGTCGAGCGGGCAACACCTTCGTCATGGATCTCGGGCGTGATGTGGTCATGGGCCACGAGTTCTGCGCTGAGCTCGTGGATTATGGGCCGGACACGCAGAGATCGCTGGCCATGGGCACCCGCGTCTGCTCTCGTCCCGTGCTGATGCGAGCCACGGGACCCCAGACCATCGGCTACTCGAACGACCACCCCGGGGGCTATGGCGAGTACATGCGCCTGTCGGAGGCGCTGCTCCTCCCGGTGCCCCAGGCGCTTCCCACCGAGCACGCCGCCCTCACCGAGCCTCTGGCCGTCGGCCTCCACGCCGTCAACAAGGCGCGTCTCGAGCCGGACGACGCCCCTCTCGTCATTGGCTGCGGCCCCGTCGGCCTCGCCGTCATCGCCGCCCTGCGCCTGGCCGACATCCGGCCGATCGTCGCCGCCGATTTCTCGCCCCGCCGTCGCGAGCTGGCCCTGGCCCTCGGTGCTGACGTGGTCGTCGATCCCGGCGCGCAGACGCCCTGGCAGAGCTGGCGCGAGGCCGCGGTGTGGCGTGATGCCGCGCGGGCCCCCGCGCTCCCGCCGTGGCTGCCCGGCCCACCCCGGCGCCCCGCCGTCGTCTTCGAGTGCGTCGGTGTCCCGGGCGTGCTCGACCAGATCATGGCCGCGGCGCCTCGCCACGCGCGCATCGTGGTGGTGGGCGTCTGCATGGAGCCCGACACGATCTCTCCGATGCTGGGCATCAGCAAGGAGCTCGGCGTGCAGTTTGTCCTCGGCTACACCCAGGACGAGTTCACGGCGACCCTCGGCCACATCGCGGCGGGCCAGATCCCGGTCGCCCCGCTCGTCACGGGGACGGTCGGCCTCGACGGCGTGGCGGGGGCGTTCGCGGAGCTCGCCTCGCCGGAGCGGCACGCCAAGATCATGGTGAAGCCGTAGCAGTTCGCCAATCCGGGATGGCTTCGGATTCCTCGGACATGAGAATCATCGCCCACGTCGACATGGACGCCTTCTACGCCGCGGTGGAGGAGCGGCATCACCCCGAGCTCCGCGGCCGTCCCGTGGTCGTTGGGGCGGATCCGAAAGGCGGAAAGGGGAGAGGCGTGGTCACCGCCGCGAGCTACGCGGCGCGAAAGTACGGCATCCGGTCGGCCCTTCCGATCTCGCGGGCGTGGCGCCTGGCCGAAGCCGCTCGAAGGAGGGGAGAGCCGGAGGCCGTCTTCGTCAGGGGCGATCGGTCGCTCTATCGAGAGGTATCGGGCCGGATCATGTCGATCATCGCCCAGGGCGCCGACGCGTTCGAGGAGGCGAGCATCGACGAGGCGTATGTTGACCTGTCGTCGCTCGGCGGGATGGAGCAGGGTGAAGCCCACGCGCGGGCGCTGAAGGGAGCGATCCTCGAGGGCGAGGGACTGACCTGCTCGATTGGCATCGGGCCGAACAAGCTCGTGGCGAAGATCGCCTCGGACTTCCGGAAGCCTGATGGGTTGACCGTGGTGAGGCCCGACGAGGTCCAGGGCTTCCTGGATGGGCTGGGGATCCGGGTGATCCCGGGGATCGGGCCCAAGTCGGAAGCGGTGCTCCAGGCGAAGGGCCTCCGGACCGTGGCCGAGCTTCGCAGCGTCGAGCTGGCGCAGCTCAGAGAATGGTTCGGGAAGTCGGGCGAGGAGCTGTACCAGAAAGTGCGCGGAAACTCCGACGATCCAGTGTCGAACGAGTGGGAGCGCAAATCGGTAGGCGAGCAGGAGACCTTCGAGGAGGACACCCTCGACTCGGTCTTCATCCTGGGACGCGCCCAGGAACTTGCCGGCGAAGTGTTTCGGCGGTTCGTCGCCGAAGGGCTTCAGGGGTTCCGAACCGTTACGGTGACCGTCCGCTTTACGGGATTTGTGACGGTCAGCCGCTCCCGGACGGGTCAGACGCCCATGTCGAGCGTGGAGCAATTGCAGGCCGAGGTCCGGCAGTTGCTGGAGCCATTCTTCGACGCTC belongs to Candidatus Methylomirabilota bacterium and includes:
- a CDS encoding zinc-binding dehydrogenase, which gives rise to MRAVVMRNKALAIADVSEPAPDAGEVLVRTLACGICGSDLHALKHADRFVEASRRAGNTFVMDLGRDVVMGHEFCAELVDYGPDTQRSLAMGTRVCSRPVLMRATGPQTIGYSNDHPGGYGEYMRLSEALLLPVPQALPTEHAALTEPLAVGLHAVNKARLEPDDAPLVIGCGPVGLAVIAALRLADIRPIVAADFSPRRRELALALGADVVVDPGAQTPWQSWREAAVWRDAARAPALPPWLPGPPRRPAVVFECVGVPGVLDQIMAAAPRHARIVVVGVCMEPDTISPMLGISKELGVQFVLGYTQDEFTATLGHIAAGQIPVAPLVTGTVGLDGVAGAFAELASPERHAKIMVKP
- the dinB gene encoding DNA polymerase IV, which produces MRIIAHVDMDAFYAAVEERHHPELRGRPVVVGADPKGGKGRGVVTAASYAARKYGIRSALPISRAWRLAEAARRRGEPEAVFVRGDRSLYREVSGRIMSIIAQGADAFEEASIDEAYVDLSSLGGMEQGEAHARALKGAILEGEGLTCSIGIGPNKLVAKIASDFRKPDGLTVVRPDEVQGFLDGLGIRVIPGIGPKSEAVLQAKGLRTVAELRSVELAQLREWFGKSGEELYQKVRGNSDDPVSNEWERKSVGEQETFEEDTLDSVFILGRAQELAGEVFRRFVAEGLQGFRTVTVTVRFTGFVTVSRSRTGQTPMSSVEQLQAEVRQLLEPFFDARENPKGKKIRLIGVRVEKLLRTS